A stretch of the Poseidonibacter parvus genome encodes the following:
- the napG gene encoding ferredoxin-type protein NapG — protein sequence MNTGKKSPINDRRRFFLTIARAIGLAVLGGLTWSAYVSEVTANRLILRPPGALEEEDFLATCIKCGMCVEACPFDTLKLAKPGDNKPLGTPFFEPRDVPCYMCPDIPCVPVCPTDALDIFSVQNDKKELDIAKADMGVAVIDDNSCIAFWGIQCDACYRACPLLGEAISIEYTKNERTGKHAFMKPIVHADVCTGCGMCEKACVTDKAAIFVLPREVAEGKAGDYYIKGWDKTDEKRLENATSKETRTEISKDSALDSLNDSGDLY from the coding sequence ATGAATACTGGTAAAAAAAGTCCTATTAATGATAGAAGAAGATTTTTCCTAACAATTGCAAGAGCTATTGGTCTTGCAGTTTTAGGAGGTCTTACATGGAGTGCATATGTTAGTGAAGTTACAGCAAATAGACTAATATTAAGACCTCCTGGTGCTCTTGAAGAAGAGGACTTTTTAGCAACATGTATTAAATGTGGTATGTGTGTTGAAGCATGTCCATTTGATACATTAAAATTAGCAAAACCAGGTGATAATAAACCTCTTGGTACTCCATTTTTTGAGCCAAGAGATGTTCCTTGTTATATGTGTCCTGATATTCCTTGTGTTCCTGTATGTCCTACAGATGCACTTGATATTTTCTCGGTGCAAAATGACAAAAAAGAACTAGATATAGCTAAAGCAGATATGGGTGTTGCAGTTATTGATGATAATTCTTGTATTGCTTTTTGGGGAATTCAATGTGATGCATGTTATAGAGCTTGTCCTCTTTTAGGAGAAGCTATTAGCATTGAATACACAAAGAATGAAAGAACAGGTAAACACGCATTTATGAAACCAATCGTTCACGCGGACGTATGTACTGGTTGTGGAATGTGTGAAAAAGCTTGTGTAACTGATAAAGCAGCGATTTTTGTACTTCCTAGAGAAGTTGCAGAAGGAAAAGCAGGTGATTATTATATCAAAGGCTGGGATAAAACAGATGAAAAAAGACTTGAAAATGCAACAAGTAAAGAAACAAGAACTGAAATTAGTAAAGATTCTGCATTAGATTCTTTAAATGACTCAGGAGACTTATACTAA
- the napA gene encoding nitrate reductase catalytic subunit NapA has product MSLSRRDFLKSSAAASAAAAIGMNVPTELAAKATAAEGGWRWDKAACRFCGTGCGIMLATKGGKIVAVKGDPAAPVNRGLNCIKGYFNAKIMYGADRLKQPLLRVNAKGNFDKKGNFAPVSWERAFDEMELNIKKALKESGPEGVGVFASGQYTVMEGYAAQKMMKGGFRSNAIDPNARHCMASAVVGFYQTFGIDEPSGCYDDIELTDTIVSWGSNMAEMHPILWSRVTDRKLSAPDKVKVINISTYRHRTSDLADSEIIFTPNTDLALWNYIAREIVYNAPESIDWDFVKEHIVFAASPVNMGYGMRRAGEKSIVDGKYSKLEMETIDKEMVKVVSETEAPALAPYGYKAGDKMENKPAGLKHWEISFEEYKKFLEPYTLDYVAKISKGNPDEDINKFKAKLQELANLYIEKNRKVVSFWTMGMNQHTRGTWVNTLAYNVHFLLNKQAKPGSGAFSLTGQPSACGTAREVGTFCHRLPADMMVANPKHRAITEKAWQVPAGTLNPVGNQHIMKIHRDIEDGVVKFAWVNVCNPYQDTASATHWIKAAREMDNFIVTSDGYPGISAKVSDLILPSAMIYEKWGAYGNAERRTQHWRQQVLPVGDSMSDTWQWVELSKRFTVKDVWGEQPLRGGKKLPDVIAAAKAMGYTEDTTMYEILFANEKAKSYKVDLEDPIQAGYDNSEALGDSRNVIGSDGKVFKGYGFFIQKYLFEEYADFGRGHAHDLADFDTYHKVRGLKWPVVDGKETQWRFNTKYDPYAKKYGKDGTDFAFYGTLAKALSQGDLLGVKEKAKKSLKNKAKIFARPYMDPPEVPDETYPVWLSTGRVLEHWHSGTMTMRVPELYRAVPEALCYMHPEDAKKYGVKQGGLAWVESRRGKVKARVETRGRNRPSKGLVFVPWFDEKVFINKVCADYTCPQSKQTDFKKCAVKIYKA; this is encoded by the coding sequence ATGTCGCTATCAAGAAGAGATTTTCTTAAAAGCTCAGCAGCAGCTTCAGCAGCAGCAGCAATTGGTATGAATGTACCAACAGAATTAGCAGCAAAAGCAACTGCAGCCGAAGGTGGTTGGAGATGGGATAAAGCAGCTTGTCGTTTCTGTGGAACTGGATGTGGAATTATGCTTGCTACTAAAGGTGGTAAGATTGTTGCAGTTAAAGGTGATCCAGCAGCACCAGTAAACAGAGGTCTTAACTGTATTAAAGGTTACTTTAATGCTAAGATTATGTATGGAGCTGACAGATTAAAACAACCATTATTAAGAGTAAATGCAAAAGGTAACTTTGATAAAAAAGGTAACTTCGCACCAGTTTCTTGGGAAAGAGCTTTTGATGAGATGGAACTTAATATCAAAAAAGCTTTAAAAGAAAGTGGACCTGAAGGTGTTGGTGTATTTGCTTCTGGGCAATACACTGTTATGGAAGGATACGCAGCTCAAAAGATGATGAAAGGTGGATTTAGATCAAATGCAATTGATCCAAATGCTAGACACTGTATGGCATCTGCTGTTGTTGGTTTCTACCAAACTTTTGGAATTGATGAACCATCTGGTTGTTATGATGATATTGAGCTTACTGATACTATTGTATCTTGGGGTTCTAATATGGCAGAAATGCACCCTATTTTATGGTCAAGAGTTACTGATAGAAAATTATCTGCTCCTGATAAAGTTAAAGTAATTAATATTTCAACTTATAGACATAGAACTTCTGACTTAGCTGATAGTGAAATCATTTTCACTCCAAATACAGACCTTGCTTTATGGAATTATATTGCAAGAGAAATCGTATATAACGCACCTGAATCAATTGATTGGGATTTCGTTAAAGAACATATCGTATTTGCAGCATCTCCTGTTAATATGGGTTATGGTATGAGAAGAGCTGGTGAAAAATCTATTGTTGATGGTAAATATTCTAAATTAGAAATGGAAACTATTGATAAAGAAATGGTTAAAGTTGTTTCTGAAACTGAAGCACCTGCATTAGCTCCTTATGGATATAAAGCTGGCGATAAAATGGAAAATAAACCAGCTGGTCTTAAACACTGGGAAATTTCTTTTGAAGAGTACAAAAAATTCTTAGAGCCATATACTTTAGATTATGTTGCAAAAATTTCTAAAGGTAATCCTGATGAAGATATCAATAAATTTAAAGCTAAATTACAAGAATTAGCAAACCTTTATATTGAAAAAAATAGAAAAGTTGTATCTTTCTGGACTATGGGAATGAATCAACATACAAGAGGAACTTGGGTTAATACTTTAGCATACAATGTTCACTTCTTATTAAATAAACAAGCTAAGCCAGGTTCTGGAGCATTCTCATTAACAGGTCAACCATCTGCTTGTGGAACTGCAAGAGAAGTTGGAACTTTCTGTCACAGATTACCTGCTGATATGATGGTAGCAAATCCTAAACACAGAGCAATTACAGAAAAAGCATGGCAAGTACCTGCTGGAACTTTAAATCCTGTTGGAAACCAACATATTATGAAAATCCACAGAGATATTGAAGATGGTGTTGTTAAATTTGCATGGGTTAATGTTTGTAATCCTTACCAAGATACAGCATCTGCTACTCACTGGATTAAAGCAGCAAGAGAAATGGATAACTTTATTGTAACTTCTGATGGATACCCTGGTATTTCAGCAAAAGTTTCTGACCTTATCTTACCATCTGCTATGATTTATGAAAAATGGGGAGCTTACGGAAATGCTGAAAGAAGAACACAACATTGGAGACAACAAGTATTACCAGTAGGTGATTCAATGTCTGATACATGGCAATGGGTTGAACTTTCAAAAAGATTTACTGTAAAAGACGTATGGGGTGAACAACCACTAAGAGGTGGAAAAAAATTACCAGACGTAATAGCAGCAGCAAAAGCAATGGGATATACAGAAGATACAACTATGTATGAAATTCTTTTTGCAAATGAAAAAGCAAAATCTTATAAAGTTGATTTAGAAGATCCAATTCAAGCTGGTTATGATAACTCTGAAGCACTAGGTGATTCAAGAAATGTGATTGGTTCAGATGGTAAAGTATTTAAAGGATACGGATTCTTTATTCAAAAATACTTATTTGAAGAATACGCAGATTTCGGACGTGGACATGCTCACGATTTAGCTGATTTTGATACTTACCACAAAGTAAGAGGACTTAAATGGCCAGTTGTTGATGGTAAAGAAACTCAATGGAGATTTAATACTAAATACGATCCATACGCTAAAAAATATGGTAAAGATGGAACTGATTTTGCATTCTATGGTACATTAGCAAAAGCATTATCTCAAGGTGATTTATTAGGTGTTAAAGAAAAAGCTAAAAAATCATTAAAAAATAAAGCTAAAATATTTGCAAGACCATATATGGATCCTCCAGAAGTTCCAGATGAAACTTACCCAGTATGGTTAAGTACAGGTAGAGTTTTAGAACACTGGCATTCAGGAACTATGACTATGAGAGTACCTGAATTATATAGAGCAGTACCAGAAGCATTATGTTACATGCACCCTGAAGATGCTAAGAAATATGGTGTTAAACAAGGTGGTTTAGCATGGGTTGAATCTAGACGTGGAAAAGTTAAAGCTAGAGTTGAGACAAGAGGAAGAAATAGACCTTCAAAAGGTTTAGTATTTGTACCTTGGTTTGATGAGAAAGTTTTCATTAACAAAGTATGTGCTGATTATACTTGTCCTCAGTCAAAACAAACAGACTTTAAAAAGTGTGCAGTTAAAATTTATAAAGCGTAA
- a CDS encoding glycosyl transferase, translated as MAFHEYIRAVGTGPKSNRELKKEEMIDAMESILNQNVHSEQIAAFLLGWRVRLETIEELKITFNVCDKYIKRKTVENSIELGYPFDGKADNPYILPLVSKHLKKFDLNLVISGDELQPAKKGLTLKELNANIKLDNNIHYFDRADYFKELSDLTKIRNILGLRTAFNTVEKLLNPGNSKYAINAAFHKPYVVKYNELFGKNYEHLVIIKGNEGTPEIFSKCKYWLNNDGDISEHLIDPEYFGINYKKSTTIISKEESLNMTRNPSDELEKLAKLNAAMFLIAAKKTKDIKKAYEMIN; from the coding sequence ATGGCCTTTCATGAATATATTAGAGCAGTTGGAACTGGTCCAAAATCTAACAGAGAATTAAAAAAAGAAGAAATGATAGATGCAATGGAGTCGATTTTAAATCAAAATGTACATTCTGAACAAATTGCTGCGTTTTTATTAGGATGGAGAGTTCGTCTTGAAACAATAGAAGAACTAAAAATAACTTTTAATGTATGTGATAAATATATAAAAAGAAAAACTGTTGAAAACTCAATCGAGTTAGGTTATCCATTTGATGGAAAAGCAGATAATCCATATATATTACCTTTAGTTTCAAAACATTTAAAGAAGTTTGATTTGAATTTGGTTATTAGTGGTGACGAATTACAACCTGCTAAAAAAGGTCTAACCTTAAAAGAATTAAATGCAAACATTAAATTAGATAATAATATCCATTATTTCGATAGAGCAGACTATTTTAAAGAGTTAAGTGATTTAACTAAAATTAGAAATATCTTAGGATTAAGAACTGCTTTTAATACAGTAGAGAAGTTGCTAAATCCAGGAAATTCTAAATATGCAATCAATGCAGCTTTTCATAAACCTTATGTTGTAAAGTATAATGAACTATTTGGAAAAAATTATGAACATTTGGTAATTATTAAAGGAAATGAAGGAACACCAGAGATTTTTTCTAAGTGTAAATATTGGTTAAATAATGATGGAGATATAAGTGAACATTTAATAGACCCTGAATACTTTGGTATTAATTATAAAAAATCTACTACTATAATAAGTAAAGAAGAATCTTTAAATATGACAAGAAATCCAAGTGATGAATTAGAAAAACTAGCTAAGTTAAATGCGGCAATGTTTTTAATAGCTGCAAAAAAAACTAAAGATATAAAAAAAGCATACGAAATGATTAATTAG
- a CDS encoding LysE family translocator: MDFINLALLAVFIPTFFVVSITPGMCMTLSLSMGMSIGLKKTFYMMYGELLGVALVATSSVIGVATIMLKYPTIFLVLKYGGGAYLIYLGVQMWLSRGKMAINLDECNYNISKKSLAIQGFITAIANPKGWAFFIALLPPFIDDSLPMTSQLVVLIIMILLLEFLCLIIYASGGKTLRKLLQDSSNVRLVNKVAGTLMMIIGVWLASS, encoded by the coding sequence ATGGATTTTATAAACTTAGCTTTACTTGCTGTATTCATTCCTACATTTTTTGTAGTATCAATTACTCCAGGAATGTGTATGACATTATCTTTAAGTATGGGAATGAGCATTGGCTTAAAGAAAACATTTTATATGATGTATGGAGAATTACTTGGAGTTGCTTTAGTTGCAACTTCCTCTGTTATTGGTGTTGCTACAATTATGCTTAAATATCCTACAATTTTTTTAGTTTTAAAATATGGTGGTGGAGCTTATTTGATTTATCTGGGAGTTCAAATGTGGCTTTCACGCGGGAAGATGGCAATTAACCTTGATGAGTGTAATTACAATATTTCAAAGAAAAGTTTAGCTATTCAAGGTTTTATAACAGCAATTGCAAATCCAAAAGGTTGGGCATTTTTTATAGCACTTTTACCACCTTTTATTGATGATTCTTTGCCTATGACTTCACAACTAGTTGTACTAATAATTATGATTTTACTTTTAGAATTTTTATGTTTAATTATTTATGCAAGTGGAGGTAAAACTTTACGAAAACTACTTCAAGATAGCTCAAACGTTAGATTAGTAAATAAAGTTGCAGGTACCTTAATGATGATTATTGGAGTTTGGTTAGCTAGTAGTTGA
- a CDS encoding methyl-accepting chemotaxis protein, translated as MKEKLHMLFPIFSNLEDKIKVILTKDYEDSDKYMMIISSVLLLITVGISSIPNSMYLFGLITGGILFALSFIAYKFFKGTMISRIIFGIVLMSYPSIMIIQNSGMIEMHFAYFILAATLARYKDLTALLSATLAAVINHVLFTYLQLSNVQMNGEVIMYFSYGCSWEITLLHIVMFALEAILLTFIIYSSIAQFILAERLKIQSDETLNKITQEQKENEVIINSTLSVVTEVKAGIMTRRIEGSTSNESVNSLKNLLNEMLENLEKLLGEDLNKLSDVLSKYSQRDFLAKLDSKTSGEVGNKIIEMHDMITEILQTNQEDGITLQNSSIQLTENVSTLSNNATSQAASLEETAASIDEITSNIQQTNQKAQEMSTISNDTKSSANEGQKLADDTAKAMDEINDTVININESISVIDQIAFQTNILSLNAAVEAATAGEAGKGFAVVAQEVRNLATRSAEAAKEIKNLVENATAKANNGKQISTKMIDGFTHLEAKISNTNALIDDVTNAAKEQSIGMTQISDAINQLDSFTQQNAAIADKTKEIAIETNTIASRVVQNVDKNSFEGKDTKRKIEEKQDFVQKEVIREVTKEKVTKKTSPIKKEITEKVDTDEWESF; from the coding sequence ATGAAAGAAAAATTACATATGTTATTTCCAATATTTAGTAATTTAGAAGATAAAATTAAAGTAATCTTAACAAAAGATTATGAAGATAGTGATAAGTATATGATGATTATTTCATCAGTGTTATTATTAATTACAGTTGGTATTTCTTCTATACCAAATAGTATGTATTTATTTGGCTTAATTACTGGGGGAATACTATTTGCACTTAGTTTTATTGCTTATAAGTTTTTTAAAGGAACAATGATATCAAGAATAATTTTTGGTATTGTTCTTATGAGTTATCCTTCAATTATGATTATTCAAAATTCTGGAATGATTGAAATGCACTTTGCTTACTTTATTCTTGCTGCTACACTTGCTAGATACAAAGACTTAACAGCATTATTATCTGCAACTTTAGCAGCTGTTATAAATCACGTATTATTTACATATTTACAGTTAAGCAATGTTCAAATGAATGGTGAAGTTATAATGTATTTTTCTTATGGTTGTTCATGGGAAATTACACTACTTCATATTGTAATGTTTGCACTTGAAGCAATTTTACTAACATTTATTATTTACTCTTCAATTGCACAATTTATTCTTGCTGAAAGATTAAAAATTCAATCTGATGAAACTTTAAATAAAATCACTCAAGAACAAAAAGAAAATGAAGTAATTATTAATTCAACACTAAGTGTTGTTACTGAAGTAAAAGCTGGGATTATGACAAGAAGAATTGAAGGTTCAACTTCAAATGAAAGCGTTAATTCATTAAAAAATCTTCTAAATGAAATGCTTGAAAATCTAGAAAAACTTTTAGGTGAAGATTTAAATAAATTAAGTGATGTATTAAGTAAGTATTCACAACGAGATTTTCTTGCTAAACTTGATTCTAAAACTTCAGGTGAAGTTGGAAATAAAATTATTGAAATGCATGATATGATTACAGAAATACTACAAACAAATCAAGAAGATGGTATCACTTTACAAAATAGTTCAATCCAACTTACTGAAAATGTAAGTACACTTTCTAACAATGCAACAAGTCAAGCAGCATCATTAGAAGAAACAGCTGCTTCAATTGATGAAATTACAAGTAATATCCAACAAACTAATCAAAAAGCACAAGAGATGTCAACAATTTCTAATGACACAAAATCATCTGCAAATGAAGGTCAAAAACTAGCTGATGATACAGCAAAGGCTATGGATGAAATTAATGATACTGTTATAAATATTAATGAATCAATTTCAGTAATTGATCAAATTGCATTCCAAACTAATATTCTTTCTTTAAATGCCGCAGTAGAAGCAGCAACAGCAGGTGAAGCTGGAAAAGGTTTTGCAGTTGTTGCACAAGAAGTAAGAAATCTTGCTACAAGATCAGCTGAAGCAGCAAAAGAAATTAAGAATTTAGTAGAAAATGCAACAGCTAAAGCCAATAATGGTAAACAAATAAGTACTAAAATGATTGATGGCTTTACTCACTTAGAAGCAAAAATTTCTAATACAAATGCATTAATAGATGATGTAACAAATGCTGCGAAAGAGCAAAGTATTGGTATGACACAAATATCTGATGCAATTAATCAACTAGATAGCTTTACACAACAAAATGCTGCTATTGCAGACAAAACAAAAGAGATTGCAATTGAGACAAATACAATAGCATCAAGAGTTGTTCAAAATGTTGATAAAAACAGTTTTGAAGGGAAAGATACTAAACGTAAAATAGAAGAAAAACAAGATTTTGTACAAAAAGAAGTAATAAGAGAAGTTACAAAAGAAAAAGTTACTAAGAAAACAAGTCCAATTAAAAAAGAAATCACTGAAAAAGTTGATACAGACGAATGGGAAAGCTTTTAA
- a CDS encoding SCO family protein has translation MSKKKLFLGILLIIISFTMIAFINFIYLFSDSGKIQKELNVNFKFLKEEKKDIAILYFGYTGCSNICIIALNQLNNLYKTIDKKRVSVYFINLLTNADKNLTNDYVKSFNKDFTALNFSKQELFKITTKLKVNFAPSLLNKEEINHTGFLYLFQKNDKGYKQKYVYTNTPYDIDLIKKDINKILKDK, from the coding sequence GTGTCAAAAAAGAAATTATTTCTTGGAATATTATTAATTATAATTTCTTTTACTATGATAGCATTTATTAATTTTATATATTTATTTAGTGATTCTGGAAAAATCCAAAAAGAACTTAATGTTAATTTTAAATTCTTAAAAGAAGAAAAAAAAGATATAGCAATTTTATATTTTGGATATACAGGATGTTCAAACATTTGTATAATTGCCTTGAATCAACTTAACAATTTATATAAAACAATAGATAAAAAAAGAGTCTCAGTCTATTTTATAAATCTTTTAACAAATGCAGATAAAAATTTAACTAACGATTATGTTAAGTCTTTTAATAAAGATTTTACTGCTTTAAATTTTTCAAAGCAAGAACTTTTTAAAATTACAACAAAATTAAAAGTAAATTTTGCACCCTCATTGTTAAATAAAGAAGAGATAAATCATACTGGATTTTTATATCTATTTCAAAAGAATGATAAGGGATATAAACAAAAATATGTTTATACAAATACACCTTATGATATAGATTTAATAAAAAAAGATATAAATAAAATCTTAAAGGATAAATAA
- a CDS encoding amino acid ABC transporter ATP-binding protein — protein sequence MIEMNEVNKWYGDFHVLKDVNLKVKKGERVVICGPSGSGKSTTIRCMNRLEPFQEGQIMINGLELTEDVKRIREVRTHVGMVFQHFNLFPHLSILENLILAPTWVGKKPRKEAIETAMHYLERVKIADQADKYPNQLSGGQQQRVAIARCLCSNPDIMLFDEPTAALDPEMIGEVLDVMTELADDGITMVCVTHEMGFAKKVADRVIFMDAGQIVEENEPNEFFDNPQSDRLKMFLEQILDH from the coding sequence ATGATAGAAATGAATGAAGTTAACAAATGGTATGGAGATTTTCATGTACTTAAAGATGTTAATTTAAAAGTAAAAAAAGGTGAAAGAGTTGTAATTTGTGGACCATCAGGATCTGGAAAATCAACTACTATTAGATGTATGAATAGATTAGAACCTTTTCAAGAAGGTCAAATTATGATTAATGGTTTAGAATTAACTGAAGATGTTAAAAGAATTAGAGAAGTTAGAACTCATGTTGGAATGGTATTCCAACATTTTAATCTTTTCCCTCATCTTTCAATTTTAGAAAATTTAATTTTAGCACCAACATGGGTTGGTAAAAAGCCTAGAAAAGAAGCAATTGAAACTGCAATGCATTATTTAGAGCGAGTAAAGATTGCAGACCAAGCTGATAAATATCCAAATCAATTATCTGGTGGACAACAACAACGTGTGGCAATTGCAAGATGTTTATGTTCAAATCCAGATATTATGCTATTTGATGAACCAACAGCAGCACTTGATCCTGAAATGATTGGTGAAGTTTTAGATGTAATGACAGAATTAGCAGATGATGGAATTACAATGGTTTGTGTAACACATGAAATGGGATTTGCAAAAAAAGTTGCTGATAGAGTAATTTTTATGGATGCAGGTCAAATAGTTGAAGAAAATGAGCCAAATGAATTCTTTGATAATCCACAATCTGATAGGTTAAAAATGTTCTTAGAACAAATATTAGACCACTAA
- a CDS encoding amino acid ABC transporter permease, with amino-acid sequence MAIYEKLEAKPAPQGTKGIVHWVKENLFPSVLSSILTIISFYILYITIPPLLDWMIFDATWSGTKEEITKDGARWIFIFEKFNQFIYGFYPEELYWRPNLALVIFVAYIIAFKRVNVKLKAFIIISFPIITYTLVAGGFGLEHVETEKWGGLLLTIIVASVGIVASFPIGILFALGRQSNMPIIKTISVLYIEFIRGVPLITLLFMSSVILPLFFPEGMDFDKLLRALIGITLFQAAYIAEVIRGGLQAIPKGQYEAADAMGLSYWQSMGLIILPQALKISIPNLVGSFISLFKDTTLILIIGLFDILAMVTLTNSDTNWLGFETEGYVFVTMIYWVICFSMSKYAKSIEDKFNTDHK; translated from the coding sequence ATGGCAATTTATGAAAAATTAGAAGCTAAACCAGCTCCCCAAGGAACAAAAGGAATAGTACATTGGGTTAAAGAAAACCTTTTTCCTTCTGTTTTAAGTTCGATATTAACAATTATCTCTTTTTATATTCTTTATATTACTATTCCTCCATTATTAGATTGGATGATCTTTGATGCAACTTGGAGTGGAACAAAAGAAGAAATTACAAAAGATGGTGCTAGATGGATTTTTATTTTTGAAAAATTCAATCAGTTTATTTATGGTTTTTATCCAGAAGAATTATATTGGAGACCTAATTTAGCCTTAGTAATTTTTGTTGCATATATAATTGCTTTCAAAAGAGTTAATGTTAAATTAAAAGCATTTATTATTATTTCTTTTCCAATTATCACTTATACTTTAGTAGCTGGTGGTTTTGGTTTAGAACACGTTGAAACAGAAAAATGGGGAGGATTACTTCTAACTATTATTGTGGCTTCTGTTGGTATTGTTGCATCTTTTCCAATTGGGATTTTATTTGCACTTGGTCGTCAATCGAATATGCCAATTATTAAAACTATATCTGTTTTATATATTGAGTTTATTAGAGGTGTTCCTTTAATTACATTACTATTTATGTCATCTGTAATTTTACCTTTATTTTTTCCTGAAGGAATGGATTTTGATAAGTTACTGCGAGCTTTAATTGGTATTACATTATTCCAAGCTGCTTATATTGCAGAGGTTATAAGAGGTGGATTACAAGCAATTCCAAAAGGTCAATATGAAGCTGCTGATGCAATGGGACTTTCTTATTGGCAATCAATGGGATTAATTATTCTTCCGCAAGCACTTAAGATATCAATACCAAATCTTGTAGGATCATTTATTTCACTTTTTAAAGATACTACTCTAATTTTAATTATTGGGTTATTTGATATTTTAGCAATGGTTACATTAACAAATAGTGATACAAATTGGTTAGGATTCGAAACAGAAGGTTACGTTTTTGTAACAATGATATATTGGGTTATTTGTTTTAGTATGTCTAAATATGCTAAATCAATTGAAGATAAATTTAATACAGATCATAAATAG
- a CDS encoding amino acid ABC transporter permease, translating to MKTHKKARQKEVAFYNNPENRAIIYQVLALAGIFIFTYFILNNMFENIEKRGINTGFDFLSSEAGFGILQSLVAYDESDSHGKVFLVGLLNTILVSVIGIIFATIIGLLVGIGRLSKNFMVSKLSMIYVETFRNIPILLQILFWYNVVLASLPSPRQSISFFDSIFFNNRGLYIPRPILESGFTAVIIAFIIAIASVIYLKKWATKRHDETGEDFPLFWVSIGILIAAPTLVFFLSGSPATLEFAALKGFNFTGGWTLIPELLALAFALSIYTATYIAEAVRAGIEAVPKGQKEAAAALGLKDSTILKKVVLPQALRVIIPPVINQYLNLVKNSSLATAIGYPELVTVFSGTSLNQVGQAIEIILMTMAVYLTLSIIISILMNYLNSRMQIKER from the coding sequence ATGAAAACACACAAAAAAGCTCGACAAAAAGAGGTTGCTTTTTATAATAACCCCGAAAATAGAGCCATAATATATCAAGTACTTGCACTTGCAGGTATCTTTATCTTTACCTATTTCATTTTAAACAATATGTTTGAAAATATTGAAAAACGTGGGATTAATACAGGATTCGATTTCTTAAGCAGCGAAGCTGGCTTTGGAATCTTACAATCACTAGTTGCATATGACGAATCAGATTCACATGGAAAAGTATTTCTTGTTGGATTATTAAATACTATTTTAGTTTCTGTAATTGGTATTATATTTGCAACAATAATTGGACTTTTAGTTGGAATTGGAAGATTATCAAAAAACTTTATGGTTTCAAAATTATCTATGATTTATGTTGAAACATTCAGAAATATTCCTATATTACTACAAATTCTATTTTGGTATAATGTTGTATTAGCTTCACTTCCGAGTCCAAGACAAAGTATATCTTTCTTTGATTCAATTTTCTTTAATAATAGGGGTTTATATATTCCAAGACCTATTTTAGAAAGTGGATTTACAGCAGTAATTATTGCATTTATTATTGCAATTGCATCTGTAATTTATCTAAAAAAATGGGCAACTAAAAGACATGATGAAACCGGAGAGGATTTTCCTTTATTTTGGGTTTCTATTGGTATTTTAATAGCAGCACCTACCTTAGTATTCTTTTTAAGTGGAAGTCCTGCAACTTTAGAGTTTGCAGCACTTAAAGGGTTTAACTTTACAGGTGGTTGGACTTTAATTCCTGAATTATTAGCACTTGCTTTTGCACTTAGTATCTATACAGCTACTTATATTGCCGAAGCTGTTCGTGCTGGTATTGAAGCTGTTCCAAAAGGGCAAAAAGAAGCAGCTGCTGCTTTAGGATTAAAAGATAGTACTATTTTGAAAAAAGTTGTATTACCACAAGCGCTTAGAGTAATTATTCCACCAGTGATTAATCAATATCTTAACTTAGTTAAAAACTCCTCACTTGCAACTGCAATTGGATATCCTGAGTTAGTTACAGTTTTCTCAGGTACTTCGCTAAATCAAGTTGGTCAAGCAATTGAAATTATTCTTATGACAATGGCAGTATATTTAACTTTAAGTATTATCATCTCTATTTTAATGAATTACTTAAATTCAAGAATGCAAATAAAGGAGAGATAA